A stretch of Girardinichthys multiradiatus isolate DD_20200921_A chromosome 20, DD_fGirMul_XY1, whole genome shotgun sequence DNA encodes these proteins:
- the LOC124857558 gene encoding odorant receptor 131-2-like yields MVINDGIQLTVTITLFILSYIFYKINVSFCSFFILVAVFTTRNTPVNLAGMAIERYIAICKPLRYTQICTVRKTYIAIALIWFIIVAPDITDLFITLATEPLSFFHESVFCLRQNVFKDPILAQKRNSFDIIYFSCVFLTLVFTYLKIMFAARALSTVNTSAQKARNTILLHGIQLSMCLLSYISPSVEIVLQIIFPGRILEIRYANYLIVYILPRFLSPIIYGVRDKKFRTYLRMYLLTCCCKYTVKPVDPLNKDRI; encoded by the coding sequence ATGGTGATCAATGATGGCATTCAGCTGACTGTGACCATCACGCTTTTCATCCTTAGCTACATTTTCTACAAGATCAATGTCTctttctgcagcttcttcatCCTGGTGGCGGTCTTCACCACCAGAAACACCCCAGTTAATTTGGCCGGCATGGCCATAGAGCGCTACATTGCCATTTGCAAACCTTTGCGGTACACTCAAATCTGCACAGTGAGGAAGACTTACATAGCCATCGCATTGATTTGGTTTATAATTGTGGCCCCAGATATTACGGATCTGTTTATAACCCTGGCAACTGAGCCTTTAAGCTTCTTTCATGAGTCTGTGTTCTGTTTGCGCCAGAATGTGTTCAAAGATCCCATCCTGGCTCAGAAAAGAAACAGCTTTGATATCATCTATTTCTCCTGCGTGTTTCTTACTCTGGTCTTTACCTACCTCAAGATCATGTTTGCAGCCAGGGCACTCTCAACAGTTAACACGTCAGCTCAGAAAGCCAGAAACACCATCCTCCTTCACGGTATCCAGCTGTCCATGTGCCTGCTCTCCTACATCTCCCCGAGTGTGGAGATTGTTCTACAGATCATTTTTCCGGGTCGAATTCTTGAAATCAGATATGCAAACTACCTAATAGTCTACATTCTGCCTCGGTTCCTGAGCCCAATAATCTACGGTGTCAGAGACAAGAAGTTCAGGACATATCTCAGGATGTATCTGCTGACCTGCTGCTGCAAGTACACAGTAAAGCCAGTGGATCCGCTGAACAAAGAcagaatatga
- the LOC124857320 gene encoding odorant receptor 131-2-like produces the protein MFICMVVNDALQLTLVTSLYVISYIFRKIHLSVCCLLVMTAVFTTRSTPLILAGMAVERFISICFPLHFSYMCTVPHTLLLIGVILILAATPPITDLLIIVIKEPPSFFHSVISCDHSLLFPDSSIYYKNCVFDGLYLSFVALILLYTYCKIMLTAQAASTSLASVKRARNTVLLHGVQLLLCMLAFVVPSLQAALISLFPQLIMEIRYVFFLVVYIIPRFMSPVIYGFRDELFRKYWFRYLSCQSLKIIRVRPGTLKEACR, from the exons ATGTTCATCTGCATGGTGGTCAATGATGCTCTGCAGCTCACGCTTGTAACAAGTCTGTATGTGATCAGCTACATCTTCAGGAAGATCCATCTCTCAGTCTGTTGCCTTCTG GTTATGACTGCAGTCTTTACCACCCGCTCCACCCCTCTCATCCTGGCCGGCATGGCTGTGGAGCGCTTCATCTCCATCTGCTTTCCCCTACACTTCAGCTACATGTGCACAGTGCCTCACACCCTCCTTCTCATCGGTGTCATCCTCATCCTTGCTGCCACACCACCAATCACTGACCTCCTCATAATCGTCATCAAGGAGCCTCCGAGTTTCTTCCACAGTGTCATTTCTTGTGACCACTCACTTCTCTTCCCTGATTCTTCCATCTATTACAAGAACTGTGTGTTTGATGGGTTGTACCTTTCATTTGTGGCCCTCATACTGCTCTACACCTACTGTAAGATCATGCTGACAGCACAGGCTGCCTCGACCAGCCTGGCATCAGTGAAGAGAGCCAGGAACACCGTGCTGCTTCACGGAGTGCAG CTGCTGCTGTGCATGCTCGCCTTCGTGGTTCCCTCCCTCCAGGCTGCTCTGATCTCCCTTTTCCCTCAGCTGATAATGGAGATCCGTTACGTCTTCTTCTTGGTCGTCTACATCATCCCCCGCTTCATGAGCCCAGTTATCTATGGGTTCCGGGACGAGCTGTTCAGAAAGTACTGGTTCCGGTATCTGTCGTGTCAGAGTCTGAAGATCATTAGGGTCAGGCCTGGAACTTTGAAAGAAGCCTGCAGGTGA
- the LOC124856153 gene encoding odorant receptor 131-2-like, whose protein sequence is MNITTTTNKEPLHIAVVRLGFTVFFSLTIIYINGILIHIFRKHQVFNMNSRYILYIHLVFNDIIMLALMVLLIILSTVLYTINVSFCIIMLMIAISSNLNNPLTLAAMALECYLAICFPLHHPRICTVKKTYIVIAVIWFLSSLTILPDLFVLVATRPAEYFNSRSFCLWANIFTYPHLEKKRDVSNIICLVIVWLILFYAYFRILFTAQAASSNAKKARNTVLLHGFQLLLCMLSYVHSIMIEGIIKLFPEDARVIRFAISLLIQVTPRLISPIVYGIRDKLFRQYLKRYFLPTTKTDIYPEKLEKKPI, encoded by the exons ATGAATATCACAACAACCACAAATAAGGAACCCCTGCACATTGCAGTAGTTAGGCTTGGattcacagtttttttctcGCTCACGATCATCTACATCAATGGCATTTTGATACACATTTTCAGAAAACATCAG GTTTTCAACATGAATTCTCGCTACATCCTCTACATTCATCTGGTTTTCAATGACATCATTATGTTAGCATTGATGGTCCTCCTCATAATTCTGAGCACCGTCTTATACACAATTAATGTCTCGTTTTGCATTATTATGCTTATGATTGCCATATCTTCAAATCTAAACAATCCGTTAACACTTGCTGCTATGGCCTTAGAGTGTTACTTGGCTATATGCTTCCCTCTCCACCACCCCCGGATCTGTACTGTCAAAAAAACGTACATTGTGATCGCTGTGATATGGTTTCTGAGCTCTCTAACAATACTGCCAGATCTGTTTGTACTTGTGGCAACAAGACCTGCAGAATATTTCAATTCAAGGAGTTTTTGCTTGTGGGCAAATATTTTCACATACCCTCATCTTGAGAAGAAGAGAGATGTATCGAACATAATTTGTTTGGTCATTGTGTGGCTCATTCTTTTTTATGCATACTTCAGAATCCTTTTTACAGCACAGGCTGCCTCTTCAAATGCAAAGAAAGCGAGGAACACCGTTCTGCTGCATGGCTTCCAGCTGCTGCTGTGTATGCTGAGCTATGTTCATAGCATAATGATAGAGGGCATTATAAAGCTTTTCCCAGAAGACGCTCGAGTCATACGCTTTGCGATCTCTTTGCTCATTCAGGTTACGCCTCGGCTTATCAGTCCAATAGTTTACGGGATAAGGGACAAGTTGTTCAGACAGTACCTGAAACGATACTTTTTACCCACTACTAAGACAGACATTTATCCAGAAAAGCTGGAAAAGAAGccaatataa